From a region of the uncultured Desulfatiglans sp. genome:
- a CDS encoding putative PfkB domain protein (Evidence 3 : Putative function from multiple computational evidences) codes for MDAYDIAFVGHVSYDEIVPFEGQTTFATGGSAFFSAMAAAPAGKRIALITKMHETDQHLLDPVKAAGIVIYRIPAPVTTAMRVDHPTQNVDEREMLEPRTAGFITVDEMPDIKAEQMHFAGLTDQDFRFELMQYARERGCRVSVDMQSFVRQVDPVTRRISFRDVPRKTDILKLAEWVKADMVEAELLTGTADPEEAAGRFEDWGCGETMITRSDGVLVRHQGRNYFERFSNRNSSGRTGRGDTVFGAYLSRRLEHDVPESLKYAAALASIKMERPGPFTGTLQEVMKRVGPR; via the coding sequence ATGGATGCGTACGATATCGCATTCGTCGGACACGTTTCATACGATGAAATCGTGCCGTTCGAAGGTCAAACGACCTTTGCCACCGGGGGCTCGGCCTTTTTCAGCGCCATGGCGGCGGCGCCCGCCGGAAAACGCATCGCCCTGATCACGAAAATGCACGAGACCGACCAACATCTTCTCGATCCCGTGAAAGCGGCTGGGATCGTCATCTACCGGATCCCTGCACCAGTGACGACGGCGATGCGGGTGGACCACCCCACGCAAAACGTCGATGAAAGGGAGATGCTCGAACCCCGGACGGCCGGCTTCATCACGGTCGATGAAATGCCCGACATCAAAGCGGAACAAATGCATTTCGCCGGGTTGACGGACCAGGACTTCCGCTTCGAACTGATGCAGTACGCTCGCGAGCGCGGCTGCCGCGTTTCCGTCGACATGCAGAGTTTCGTTCGACAGGTCGATCCGGTGACAAGGAGGATTTCATTCAGGGATGTACCCCGAAAGACGGACATCCTGAAACTCGCCGAATGGGTCAAGGCGGATATGGTTGAAGCGGAACTCCTGACTGGGACGGCCGACCCGGAAGAGGCTGCCGGCCGTTTCGAGGATTGGGGATGCGGCGAAACCATGATTACCCGGTCCGACGGTGTCCTGGTGCGCCACCAGGGCAGAAACTATTTCGAAAGGTTTTCCAACCGCAATTCGTCCGGCCGCACCGGACGCGGAGACACTGTCTTCGGAGCCTACCTTTCCCGCCGACTGGAACATGACGTCCCCGAATCCCTCAAGTACGCTGCAGCCCTGGCATCCATCAAAATGGAACGCCCCGGCCCCTTCACCGGCACTCTTCAAGAAGTGATGAAGCGGGTCGGACCAAGGTAA
- a CDS encoding putative long-chain-fatty-acid--CoA ligase (Evidence 3 : Putative function from multiple computational evidences) translates to MSKKFLLKELSRYDIGTYADIIYRNALLYADEEAFKYGKETMTFSQFNASVNRLIEALRSIGIKKGDVLGVLSWNCLEYLHVYGAAMKGGFIISPFNPRLKKDELDYVINYSECKVLFVGPQLLETALSLKQRLPGVEHVVAFGDAPTDVLGYSGWTAGREDREPDVYAEENDPLFLFYTSGTTGVPRGALYTQIRSMDDTRRFATALSLETGDRHVQIMPLFHVGGTKNLWGYFFVAGSNVLMPQISFDPAATMQVLQDEKATDIHIVPTHLAAFMALPDVDQYDLSHLKRMFYAASPMPVELLKKGMEKWGPVFMQFYGATENGPNVLVLSKRQHDVLHKSLEEQKILASAGFPHIGVHVRIVNSEREDCRPGEVGEIVVKSKATMVEYWRKPEDTQQTVVDGWVSAGDLGCYDENGYVYIVDRKKDMIVSGGENVFPREVEEVLHQHDDVLEAAVIGIPDPYWVEKVHAVVVLKAGARATGADLIAFCKERLAGYKAPKSVEIVPDLPKNPAGKILKKEIRHKYWTDRDRKI, encoded by the coding sequence ATGTCCAAAAAGTTTCTACTGAAAGAATTGTCCCGGTATGACATCGGCACCTATGCCGACATTATTTATCGCAATGCGCTGCTTTATGCGGATGAGGAGGCATTCAAGTACGGAAAGGAGACGATGACCTTCTCGCAGTTCAATGCTTCGGTAAACCGGCTCATAGAAGCCTTGCGATCCATCGGCATCAAAAAGGGAGATGTGCTGGGTGTTCTCAGCTGGAATTGTCTCGAATATTTGCATGTCTACGGAGCAGCGATGAAAGGGGGGTTTATCATTTCGCCCTTCAATCCGAGGCTGAAAAAGGATGAGCTGGATTATGTCATCAATTACTCCGAGTGCAAGGTGCTGTTTGTGGGCCCGCAGCTGCTCGAAACCGCGCTTTCATTGAAGCAGCGGCTCCCTGGGGTAGAGCACGTCGTCGCTTTCGGCGATGCGCCGACGGACGTTTTGGGATACAGCGGATGGACGGCCGGCAGGGAGGACCGCGAACCCGATGTCTATGCCGAAGAGAACGATCCTCTGTTCCTTTTCTACACCAGCGGGACTACCGGAGTGCCTCGCGGCGCCCTTTACACGCAGATCCGGAGCATGGACGACACAAGGCGGTTCGCCACCGCCCTGAGCCTCGAAACCGGTGACAGGCACGTCCAGATCATGCCCCTTTTCCATGTTGGAGGGACGAAGAATCTGTGGGGTTACTTTTTTGTGGCGGGCAGCAACGTCCTCATGCCCCAAATATCGTTCGATCCAGCTGCCACCATGCAGGTGCTGCAGGACGAAAAGGCAACCGATATCCATATCGTTCCTACTCATCTCGCTGCATTCATGGCCCTTCCAGACGTAGACCAGTACGACCTCAGCCACCTCAAAAGGATGTTTTACGCTGCGTCGCCGATGCCGGTGGAACTGCTGAAAAAGGGAATGGAAAAATGGGGCCCTGTCTTTATGCAGTTCTATGGCGCGACGGAGAACGGCCCGAACGTTCTGGTCCTTTCAAAGCGCCAGCATGATGTTCTGCACAAATCGCTCGAAGAGCAGAAGATCCTCGCCTCGGCGGGTTTCCCGCACATCGGAGTGCATGTGCGGATCGTCAACAGCGAAAGGGAAGATTGCAGGCCGGGGGAGGTCGGGGAGATCGTTGTCAAGAGCAAAGCCACCATGGTAGAATACTGGCGCAAGCCCGAGGATACGCAGCAGACGGTGGTGGATGGCTGGGTGTCCGCAGGGGATCTGGGATGCTACGACGAAAACGGCTACGTCTACATCGTCGACCGGAAGAAGGACATGATCGTTTCCGGGGGGGAAAACGTTTTCCCGCGGGAGGTGGAGGAGGTGCTTCACCAGCACGACGATGTCCTGGAGGCGGCGGTGATTGGGATCCCCGATCCCTACTGGGTCGAAAAGGTTCACGCGGTGGTGGTTTTGAAGGCTGGAGCACGCGCGACCGGTGCGGATCTCATCGCATTCTGCAAGGAGCGGCTGGCCGGATACAAGGCCCCCAAGTCAGTGGAGATCGTGCCCGATCTGCCCAAGAATCCGGCTGGAAAAATTCTCAAGAAAGAGATCAGACACAAGTATTGGACGGATCGTGATCGAAAAATCTAG
- a CDS encoding Response regulator receiver domain protein, translated as MEKLLPGKRILIVDDEPDVLEALEELLTMCTIAKAGSFEAAKDLLESEQFDIVVLDIMGVDGYELLKIANRKKMTAVMLTAHALSPEHIKKSFKGGAASYLPKEKISEIASYLEEVLQAKKEGRHFWSGWLEKWGDYYDKRFGPEWRRNDKEFWEKFKYWI; from the coding sequence ATGGAGAAGTTGCTTCCAGGAAAACGAATTCTCATTGTCGACGATGAGCCGGATGTTTTGGAGGCGTTGGAAGAACTTCTGACCATGTGCACCATTGCGAAGGCGGGCTCGTTTGAGGCGGCGAAAGATCTGTTGGAGAGTGAACAGTTCGATATCGTCGTGCTGGATATCATGGGAGTCGACGGTTACGAGCTGTTGAAGATCGCTAATCGAAAAAAAATGACCGCGGTGATGCTGACCGCCCACGCGCTCAGTCCCGAACATATCAAGAAATCTTTCAAAGGGGGTGCCGCCTCCTATCTGCCGAAAGAAAAGATCTCGGAAATCGCCTCCTATCTGGAGGAAGTGCTCCAGGCCAAGAAAGAAGGCAGACATTTCTGGTCCGGCTGGCTGGAAAAGTGGGGAGATTATTACGACAAGAGATTCGGCCCCGAATGGCGGCGCAATGACAAAGAATTCTGGGAAAAATTCAAATACTGGATATAG
- a CDS encoding hypothetical protein (Evidence 5 : Unknown function), translated as MKAQIKPWDDFHMNNRLVQAK; from the coding sequence ATGAAGGCGCAAATCAAGCCATGGGACGACTTTCACATGAACAACCGTCTCGTGCAGGCAAAATAG
- a CDS encoding TRAP dicarboxylate transporter subunit DctM has protein sequence MAEWYVVLVLIVGSFLVLLAAGLPVFLAFTIVDVVGIYFLWGGGHGLEQFIRSIFSSISSFVLLPVPLFVLMGELLFHSGVFIRALDSLDKWMGRIPGRLCLLSVGGGTLFSTLSGSSMGTSAMLGSLLLPEMEKRGYHKTIAIGSCMSGALAMIIPPSALAVVLGSLMQISIGKMLLSGVVPGLLLASMYVAYIVLRCKLQPSLAPDYVPEAVSWSEKFKSLATHVLPFGVIIFVVTGLIFAGLATPTESAAMGVMTTAAVVAVYGKLKWKVMRSSLDSTLRITVMMLMILTGSTAFSQILAFTGASRGLVELVVSFPFPHLAIIAVMQMLMIILGTFMEPVSIMMVTFPIFTPIVKTLGFDPIWFGLLTLINMEIGMKTPPLGLCLFVMKGVVPEKTTMLDIYRSVVPFVLIDLTAMIMILFFPSIATVLPHFMKH, from the coding sequence ATGGCGGAATGGTATGTCGTTCTGGTGCTGATCGTCGGATCGTTTCTGGTCCTTCTGGCCGCCGGTCTGCCGGTGTTTCTCGCCTTCACGATTGTGGATGTGGTAGGGATCTATTTTCTCTGGGGGGGCGGCCATGGTCTGGAGCAGTTCATACGGTCGATTTTTTCATCGATCAGCAGCTTTGTTCTTTTGCCTGTGCCTCTGTTCGTGTTGATGGGTGAACTGCTGTTTCATTCGGGGGTCTTCATACGCGCACTGGACAGCCTGGATAAATGGATGGGGCGGATCCCTGGCCGGCTGTGCCTGTTAAGCGTCGGGGGCGGGACCCTTTTCTCGACCCTGAGCGGCTCCAGCATGGGCACGTCGGCTATGCTCGGCTCCCTGCTGCTTCCTGAGATGGAGAAGAGAGGCTACCACAAAACCATCGCGATCGGTTCCTGCATGAGCGGGGCCCTGGCGATGATCATCCCTCCGAGCGCACTGGCCGTGGTGCTGGGATCGCTCATGCAGATCTCCATCGGAAAGATGCTGCTATCGGGTGTTGTGCCGGGTCTTTTGCTGGCGAGCATGTACGTCGCTTATATCGTTTTACGCTGCAAGCTGCAGCCGAGTCTTGCTCCCGACTATGTTCCGGAGGCCGTTTCCTGGTCCGAAAAGTTCAAATCCCTTGCAACCCATGTCCTGCCGTTCGGGGTCATCATCTTCGTGGTCACGGGCTTGATCTTCGCGGGCTTGGCCACTCCGACGGAATCGGCTGCGATGGGGGTTATGACGACCGCCGCCGTAGTGGCGGTCTACGGGAAACTCAAATGGAAGGTGATGCGCAGTTCGTTGGATTCCACGCTCAGGATCACGGTCATGATGCTCATGATCCTGACCGGCTCGACGGCCTTCAGCCAGATTCTTGCGTTTACGGGTGCGAGCCGGGGGCTCGTGGAATTGGTGGTCAGTTTTCCTTTCCCCCACCTGGCGATCATCGCCGTCATGCAGATGCTCATGATCATTCTCGGGACCTTCATGGAGCCGGTCTCGATTATGATGGTGACCTTCCCGATATTCACACCGATCGTCAAGACACTGGGCTTCGATCCAATCTGGTTCGGGTTGTTGACCCTTATCAACATGGAGATCGGCATGAAAACCCCGCCGCTTGGTCTGTGTCTCTTTGTGATGAAAGGGGTGGTGCCGGAGAAGACGACCATGCTGGACATTTATCGATCCGTAGTCCCATTCGTCTTGATCGACTTGACGGCCATGATTATGATCCTCTTCTTCCCTAGCATAGCAACCGTTTTACCGCACTTTATGAAGCATTGA
- a CDS encoding putative Periplasmic membrane protein (Evidence 3 : Putative function from multiple computational evidences): MKKVFLLIACITLFLGLTAIESKSEMIVLKAVTGFPKNHLNNDPVPILVDKINKRAEGKLRIEWVGGPEVIQSFDQIHALKAGTIDMILYYPFGYLKPIMPEAWAKGLTELAEWEERKTGAYDLWCEIFEKRANAKYLGRLQSFLPFKLFVNKKIEKVEDIKGLKIRVQPLYIPFIKALGATPVSIPPTEIYTGMERGVVDGFMWPNVGVISWGLQEVTKYAIEPGVFQMEPATMINLDKWKKIPPDVQDLIMDVMQDMEYIGTMRNTMIEQTEEKIRKEAGMETLILPPEEAQKFRAIAYDKTWEYVIEAAPEYGPKLKELTSRKAIPKDVFPWD, translated from the coding sequence ATGAAGAAAGTCTTTTTGCTCATCGCCTGTATTACCCTGTTCCTGGGGCTAACCGCCATCGAATCGAAAAGCGAGATGATCGTACTCAAGGCCGTAACAGGTTTTCCCAAAAATCACCTCAATAACGACCCCGTTCCCATCCTGGTGGATAAGATCAACAAGAGGGCTGAGGGCAAACTGCGCATCGAATGGGTGGGCGGGCCGGAGGTCATCCAGAGCTTCGACCAGATCCACGCCTTGAAGGCGGGCACCATCGACATGATTCTCTATTATCCGTTTGGATACCTGAAGCCGATCATGCCGGAGGCCTGGGCAAAGGGGTTGACGGAGTTGGCTGAATGGGAAGAGCGCAAGACCGGGGCCTACGACCTCTGGTGCGAGATTTTCGAAAAGCGTGCGAACGCCAAGTACCTCGGTCGTCTGCAGAGCTTTCTCCCGTTCAAGCTCTTTGTCAACAAGAAGATCGAGAAGGTGGAGGACATCAAGGGCCTGAAAATCAGGGTCCAGCCCCTCTATATTCCTTTTATCAAGGCATTGGGCGCCACGCCTGTCAGCATCCCGCCGACCGAGATCTACACGGGCATGGAGCGCGGCGTCGTCGATGGCTTCATGTGGCCGAATGTGGGGGTTATCAGCTGGGGCCTGCAGGAGGTGACCAAATACGCGATCGAGCCGGGGGTCTTTCAGATGGAGCCTGCCACCATGATCAACCTCGACAAGTGGAAGAAGATCCCTCCGGATGTCCAGGATCTGATTATGGATGTGATGCAGGATATGGAATACATCGGTACGATGCGCAACACGATGATCGAACAGACGGAGGAGAAGATCCGGAAGGAGGCTGGCATGGAAACATTGATCTTGCCTCCGGAGGAGGCGCAGAAATTCCGTGCCATCGCCTATGACAAGACCTGGGAATATGTCATCGAGGCAGCCCCCGAATATGGCCCCAAACTGAAGGAATTGACCTCGAGAAAGGCGATTCCCAAAGACGTGTTCCCATGGGATTAG
- a CDS encoding hypothetical protein (Evidence 5 : Unknown function): MNHLCMAGSCVYGSAAIRNKIILHHGFALLLLKRIVRTGPDIPRATLAPYPKNRKSTPDRPAELVL, encoded by the coding sequence ATGAATCACCTTTGCATGGCTGGCTCCTGCGTTTATGGCTCTGCTGCAATAAGAAACAAGATCATCCTGCACCATGGCTTTGCCCTCCTTCTCCTGAAAAGAATCGTCCGTACTGGACCAGACATACCACGGGCGACTCTAGCCCCTTATCCCAAAAATCGCAAGTCCACACCTGATCGCCCAGCAGAATTAGTTCTTTAG
- a CDS encoding conserved hypothetical protein (Evidence 4 : Unknown function but conserved in other organisms): MVQDDLVSYCSRAINAGASHAKVIHPSSVVTAPWVRIKCQFGCPGYGMRYSCPPDSPTHDQMREVLDQYTRVILFHRVSAHEAGQSRIKATRRFLDELVTLEGEMFKDGYYKALVLLEGPCHLCETCEKLKGAPCRFRDRARPAMEACGIDVYQTARNNGFPIQPLRDKTETQNLYCLMLVD; this comes from the coding sequence ATGGTGCAGGATGATCTTGTTTCTTATTGCAGCAGAGCCATAAACGCAGGAGCCAGCCATGCAAAGGTGATTCATCCTAGCAGCGTTGTGACGGCGCCATGGGTGAGGATCAAATGCCAGTTCGGATGCCCCGGCTATGGAATGCGCTATTCATGTCCTCCTGATTCTCCGACCCACGACCAGATGCGGGAGGTGCTGGATCAATACACGCGGGTGATCTTGTTTCATAGAGTGAGTGCGCACGAAGCCGGACAAAGCAGGATTAAGGCCACGCGGAGGTTTCTGGACGAACTGGTGACGCTCGAAGGCGAGATGTTCAAGGACGGGTATTACAAGGCGCTCGTTTTGCTCGAAGGGCCCTGCCACCTGTGCGAGACATGTGAGAAGTTGAAAGGCGCTCCCTGCCGCTTCCGCGATCGTGCAAGACCGGCTATGGAGGCGTGCGGGATCGACGTCTACCAAACCGCACGCAACAACGGCTTTCCCATCCAGCCCTTAAGGGACAAGACCGAAACGCAGAATCTTTACTGCCTGATGCTGGTCGACTAG
- a CDS encoding membrane hypothetical protein (Evidence 5 : Unknown function) encodes MQKRGLFDSIIDFLALLGGVLLVGAVLIMSVEIFMRYFFAKPLIWTVEVCEYILFSMTFLAAPWLLKKGGHVGVDILVERLNPKLQGWLGVFSSAIGVFVSAVVVWFSAAAAWNSYVNRVLITKTMTMYEFFFLALISIGYFLLMGQFARQGLQHLRRLKEVD; translated from the coding sequence ATGCAGAAGAGAGGGCTTTTTGATTCGATCATCGACTTCCTGGCGCTGCTGGGAGGGGTGCTCCTGGTGGGCGCCGTTCTGATCATGTCCGTGGAAATTTTCATGCGATATTTTTTCGCTAAACCCCTGATCTGGACGGTGGAGGTATGTGAATACATCCTCTTTTCCATGACCTTCCTGGCTGCGCCCTGGCTCCTGAAGAAGGGGGGGCACGTCGGCGTAGACATCCTTGTCGAACGCCTGAACCCGAAGCTGCAGGGTTGGTTGGGGGTGTTTTCGTCGGCCATCGGTGTCTTCGTTTCGGCGGTCGTCGTCTGGTTCAGTGCCGCTGCGGCTTGGAATTCTTACGTCAACAGGGTTTTGATCACCAAAACCATGACCATGTATGAATTCTTTTTTCTGGCCCTTATCAGCATTGGCTATTTCCTGCTCATGGGGCAGTTTGCCCGACAGGGCTTGCAGCATTTAAGGCGGCTGAAGGAGGTCGACTGA